From one Lycium ferocissimum isolate CSIRO_LF1 chromosome 5, AGI_CSIRO_Lferr_CH_V1, whole genome shotgun sequence genomic stretch:
- the LOC132057785 gene encoding uncharacterized protein LOC132057785, with translation MTDSSSSDSTKSFFHPALAVSNIKNHISITLEMENVHYGTWAELFKIHVKSHRVLHHILPPESGKEKVPKTDAEKELWLTLDATVLQWIYATISTDLLHTILEPDSSAMDAWNRLCDIFQDNKNSRAITLEHEFSHTNMEDFPNASAYCQRLKILSDQLKNVGAPVSNNRFVLQMVAGLTDAYKALATGSTIAMLARDYDDNLSSGNNHPNCQNNSGKKHQNRRNNGGKNRGRGGGNRGSGNRNSGGFGSGRGSWQQHHDQQ, from the exons ATGACTGATTCCTCCTCATCTGATTCCACCAAGTCCTTCTTCCACCCAGCTTTGGCTGTCTCCAACATAAAAAATCACATCTCTATTACTCTTGAGATGGAAAACGTCCACTATGGGACATGGGCGGAACTCTTCAAAATCCACGTCAAATCCCACAGAGTCCTCCACCATATCCTTCCACCGGAGTCCGGAAAAGAAAAGGTGCCCAAAACCGATGCTGAAAAAGAGTTATGGTTGACTCTTGATGCCACGGTTCTTCAATGGATTTATGCTACCATCTCTACTGACCTATTGCATACTATCCTTGAACCCGACTCCTCGGCCATGGATGCTTGGAATAGGCTGTGTGACATATTCCAGGACAACAAAAATTCTCGAGCCATCACTCTTGAGCATGAATTTTCTCACACCAATATGGAGGACTTCCCTAATGCTTCCGCGTATTGTCAACGACTCAAGATTCTATCCGATCAACTCAAGAACGTCGGTGCTCCAGTCTCCAACAACCGCTTCGTCCTTCAAATGGTAGCCGGACTCACTGACGCCTATAAGGCG CTTGCCACGGGATCCACTATTGCCATGCTTGCTCGGGATTACGACGATAATCTCTCTTCTGGAAATAACCACCCAAACTGTCAGAATAACAGTGGTAAAAAGCATCAAAACCGTAGAAACAATGGTGGAAAGAACCGTGGCAGAGGCGGTGGCAATAGGGGCAGTGGCAACCGAAACAGTGGTGGTTTCGGTAGTGGACGCGGTAGCTGGCAGCAGCACCATGACCAGCAGTAA